A section of the Candidatus Nomurabacteria bacterium genome encodes:
- a CDS encoding tail fiber domain-containing protein, whose amino-acid sequence SSAWVPLGGASGGGGAGAGTIDYLAKWATGTTLGNSQIFDNGTNVGVGTATAAAKFQVQANSGRQFTTTNGWADLSSTSNGNGLIASNAYLDQSDGLFKHANSNGSIGATGFVMNYPSWNSASIFVNNGPSTSGLSFAPSRVITFFPNATQISGTLDVSGDTNLGLDLNVTREISAGGTIRATNGLTTSDIYLTTLAGSGSATNICRASATGFLGSCSSSLVYKENIRPLNGGLQTLSKMKPVTFDWRSTHERDAGFIAEEVEKISPLFITRNGDGTVEGVKYSQLSVLAIAAIQEQQEQIESLKRIVCQDHPTEALCR is encoded by the coding sequence CGAGTTCTGCCTGGGTTCCCCTCGGGGGTGCCAGTGGTGGTGGGGGAGCTGGTGCTGGCACCATTGATTACCTTGCCAAGTGGGCCACCGGCACTACCTTGGGCAATAGTCAGATCTTCGACAATGGCACAAATGTGGGAGTGGGGACGGCGACAGCGGCAGCAAAATTTCAAGTTCAGGCTAACTCGGGAAGACAATTCACGACAACAAACGGTTGGGCGGATCTTTCCTCAACCAGTAATGGTAATGGGCTAATTGCTAGTAATGCCTATTTGGATCAATCCGATGGCCTCTTTAAACACGCGAATAGTAACGGCAGTATTGGTGCCACGGGATTTGTTATGAACTATCCATCCTGGAACTCGGCATCAATTTTTGTAAACAATGGACCATCTACCTCTGGTCTCTCTTTTGCGCCCTCTAGGGTTATTACTTTCTTCCCTAATGCTACGCAGATAAGTGGTACTTTGGATGTAAGTGGCGACACGAATCTTGGCCTCGATTTGAATGTGACCAGAGAGATTAGTGCGGGTGGGACGATTAGGGCTACAAATGGTTTGACAACTTCCGACATTTACCTGACCACTCTCGCGGGCTCTGGGTCGGCGACCAATATTTGTCGTGCGTCGGCCACCGGATTTCTTGGTAGTTGTTCCTCAAGCCTTGTTTATAAGGAAAACATTCGTCCGCTCAATGGTGGTCTCCAGACATTATCTAAAATGAAACCGGTCACATTTGATTGGCGATCAACTCACGAACGAGATGCGGGATTTATTGCTGAAGAAGTTGAGAAGATTTCCCCTCTTTTCATTACTCGCAATGGAGACGGCACGGTTGAGGGAGTGAAATATTCCCAGCTTTCTGTTTTGGCGATAGCGGCAATACAAGAACAACAGGAGCAAATTGAGTCACTGAAAAGAATCGTTTGCCAGGATCACCCCACGGAGGCTTTATGTCGCTAG